One part of the Gemmatimonas sp. genome encodes these proteins:
- the ilvC gene encoding ketol-acid reductoisomerase, with protein MFAAPVLYDGDAEPQRLEGRRIAIIGYGSQGHAHARNLADRGMDVRVGLREGSRSWAAAEAAGLRVMPVAAAAAEADAIMMLAPDTEQQRIYDRDIAPSMRPGTTLWFAHGFNVHFNLIAPPDGVDVALIAPKSPGHRVREVFTQGGGVPGLIAVAQDASGAAREDALAYAWAIGCTRAGVIETSFAEETETDLFGEQAVLCGGVSALVKAGFETLVEAGYRPEMAYFECLHELKLIVDLMYQGGLNYMRYSVSDTAEYGDYIAGPRIVTAQTKEAMRQLLANIRSGEFAKTWVAENDAGRPHFTAARLTDADHPIEQVGERLRALMPFLDARVVRPDTGVASQAGVSLADRSVAARAT; from the coding sequence ATGTTCGCCGCACCGGTGCTGTACGACGGTGACGCTGAGCCGCAGCGACTCGAGGGCCGCCGGATTGCCATCATCGGATATGGCAGCCAGGGGCATGCGCATGCACGCAATCTGGCCGACCGCGGCATGGACGTACGCGTGGGGCTGCGTGAGGGGAGCAGGAGCTGGGCGGCGGCCGAAGCGGCGGGACTGCGCGTGATGCCGGTTGCCGCCGCCGCCGCGGAGGCCGATGCCATCATGATGCTGGCGCCCGACACCGAACAGCAGCGCATCTACGATCGCGATATCGCGCCCAGCATGCGCCCCGGCACGACCCTCTGGTTTGCGCACGGTTTCAACGTGCACTTCAACCTGATCGCCCCGCCCGACGGGGTGGACGTGGCCCTCATTGCGCCCAAGAGCCCGGGACATCGGGTGCGTGAAGTGTTCACCCAGGGGGGCGGTGTGCCGGGACTCATTGCCGTGGCGCAGGATGCCAGTGGCGCAGCGCGTGAGGATGCGCTCGCCTACGCCTGGGCCATTGGCTGCACCCGCGCTGGCGTGATCGAAACCAGCTTCGCCGAGGAGACGGAAACGGATCTGTTCGGGGAGCAGGCGGTGCTGTGCGGCGGGGTCAGTGCGCTGGTGAAGGCCGGCTTCGAAACGCTCGTGGAAGCCGGTTACCGCCCGGAAATGGCCTACTTCGAGTGCCTGCACGAACTCAAGCTCATCGTGGACCTGATGTACCAGGGTGGGCTCAACTACATGCGCTACTCCGTGAGTGATACCGCCGAATACGGCGACTACATTGCCGGCCCGCGCATCGTGACCGCGCAGACCAAGGAGGCCATGCGCCAGCTGCTGGCCAACATTCGCAGCGGCGAGTTCGCGAAGACCTGGGTGGCCGAGAACGACGCTGGCCGTCCGCACTTCACCGCGGCGCGCCTGACCGATGCGGATCACCCCATCGAGCAGGTGGGGGAGCGACTTCGGGCGCTCATGCCATTTCTCGACGCCAGGGTCGTGCGCCCCGACACGGGCGTGGCGAGCCAGGCGGGCGTCAGTCTCGCCGATCGGAGCGTTGCTGCCAGAGCGACGTGA
- a CDS encoding glycosyl hydrolase: MLSNRSFRGGLRAICVTIVALAALVPAGVEAQSSARPGAPAAGGTRPAYDPTLYSDGSRTARAFKSLRWRLVGPFRGGRSTAVTADPTRPLVFYFGAVNGGVWKTTNAGQTWENITDGKTDLSSVGAITVAPSDPNVIWVGSGEGKPREDITYGTGVYRSTDGGESWVPRGLANTHQITSLRVHPTNPDVAYVTALGHAFGPNPDRGVFRTTDGGATWKKILFVDDSTGAADLSMDVTNPRILYASLWKFQRTPWGMNAGAGRSGLWKSTDGGDTWTELTFNPGMPKGLIGKIGVAVSPANGQRVYANIEAQDSLGGVFRSDDGGASWTRTNSDQKFVVRPFYYMSITADPVNENTVYVMNLQVSRSIDGGRTFTTVRVPHGDTHIMWVDPKNPQRLINGNDGGATVSLDGGRTWSAQNNQPTSQFYHVTTDQSQPYRILGAQQDNTTVNIAHRSDRGSLTERDWYPVAGCENAYIAIDPRDPNVTFGGCYMGQLSRHDARTNMRRDVSVWLGNYDGYAVADVPQRFQWTFPIHFSLHDPDVLYTASQYLWRSRNQGSSWEKISGDLTRHDPATMGRSGGPVSGDMTGTEWYATIFAVAESPVTKGVLWTGSDDGLVHVSRDNGATWTNVTPKAFGAFTRVSIIEASPFEAGTAYVAANRYQQDDFTPYLFKTTDYGATWTRIDAGIPQGAFTRAIRSDTKRKGLLFAGTETGVYVSLNDGANWEPLQLNLPRVVIRDLRVHGNDLLVATHGRSFWSLDDISPLRTLSETVTAKPVHLFAPAPAVRWVSGGGSGRASLTAGGNPRYGVNIDYWLKTAPTAPISLQIVEAGGTVVHTFSSAAAPKKDSTGNPAADSAAALVRTKQRAEALSYEPADSVVHARAGANRFTWDLSYPGPKTIPGAIIDDGTTDGPTAVPGEYAVRLIVGKDTLSQPFTVLADPRVSLTAAEYRAQFDAANAVGARITSITETVARIQDLQRQLDERARQAASQAYAAEVRDASAALRRKLEAVRAEIYEVYTKADQATLNYPIKLYQMFISLNSQVLEGTNPPTKQHSEITSDLGGKLDVQLRTLQGLEEKELSDFNALLSRLGVPNVFVPKKPIG, encoded by the coding sequence ATGCTCTCGAACCGTTCTTTCCGTGGTGGCCTGCGCGCCATCTGTGTGACGATCGTCGCCCTCGCCGCGCTGGTCCCCGCCGGCGTTGAGGCCCAGTCCTCCGCCCGCCCTGGTGCCCCCGCCGCCGGCGGCACACGCCCCGCCTACGACCCGACCCTCTACAGCGATGGCAGCCGCACGGCACGCGCCTTCAAGTCGCTGCGCTGGCGGCTGGTGGGTCCCTTCCGCGGCGGCCGCTCCACGGCGGTCACCGCCGATCCCACCCGCCCGCTCGTCTTCTATTTCGGCGCCGTGAACGGCGGCGTGTGGAAGACCACCAACGCCGGCCAGACGTGGGAGAACATCACCGACGGCAAGACCGACCTGTCGAGCGTGGGGGCCATTACCGTGGCGCCCAGTGACCCGAACGTGATCTGGGTGGGCAGCGGCGAAGGGAAGCCGCGTGAGGACATTACCTACGGCACGGGCGTGTACCGCAGCACCGACGGCGGCGAGAGCTGGGTACCGCGCGGGCTGGCCAATACGCACCAGATCACCAGCCTCCGGGTGCACCCGACCAACCCCGATGTGGCCTACGTGACGGCACTCGGCCACGCCTTCGGCCCCAACCCCGATCGCGGCGTGTTTCGCACCACCGACGGCGGGGCCACCTGGAAGAAGATCCTGTTCGTGGACGACAGCACCGGCGCCGCCGATCTCTCCATGGACGTGACCAACCCGCGCATCCTGTACGCCAGCCTGTGGAAGTTCCAGCGCACGCCGTGGGGGATGAACGCGGGCGCCGGGCGCAGCGGCCTGTGGAAGAGCACCGACGGCGGTGACACGTGGACGGAGCTCACCTTCAACCCCGGCATGCCCAAGGGGCTGATCGGCAAGATCGGCGTGGCCGTCTCCCCCGCCAACGGGCAGCGCGTGTACGCCAACATCGAAGCGCAGGACTCACTGGGTGGCGTCTTCCGCAGCGACGACGGCGGCGCCTCGTGGACGCGCACCAACAGCGACCAGAAGTTCGTGGTGCGCCCGTTCTACTACATGAGCATCACCGCCGACCCGGTGAATGAGAACACCGTGTACGTGATGAACCTGCAGGTCAGCCGCAGCATCGACGGCGGCCGCACGTTCACCACCGTGCGCGTACCACACGGTGACACGCACATCATGTGGGTGGACCCGAAGAATCCGCAGCGCCTCATCAACGGCAACGACGGTGGCGCCACCGTTTCACTCGACGGCGGCCGCACCTGGAGTGCGCAGAACAACCAGCCCACGTCGCAGTTCTACCACGTCACCACCGACCAGTCGCAGCCGTACCGCATCCTGGGTGCGCAGCAGGACAACACCACGGTCAACATCGCCCACCGCAGCGACCGCGGCAGCCTCACCGAGCGTGACTGGTACCCCGTGGCCGGCTGTGAGAACGCGTACATCGCCATCGACCCGCGCGACCCCAACGTGACCTTCGGCGGCTGCTACATGGGGCAGCTCTCGCGCCACGATGCGCGCACCAACATGCGCCGCGACGTGTCGGTGTGGCTTGGCAACTACGACGGCTACGCGGTAGCCGACGTACCGCAGCGCTTCCAGTGGACCTTCCCCATTCATTTCTCGCTGCACGACCCGGACGTGCTCTATACGGCGTCGCAGTATCTCTGGCGCTCGCGCAACCAGGGGAGCAGCTGGGAGAAGATCTCGGGCGACCTCACGCGCCACGACCCGGCCACCATGGGGCGCAGCGGCGGTCCCGTGAGCGGCGACATGACCGGCACGGAGTGGTACGCCACGATCTTTGCCGTTGCCGAGTCGCCGGTCACCAAGGGCGTGCTGTGGACGGGGAGCGATGACGGTCTCGTGCATGTGTCACGCGACAACGGTGCCACCTGGACGAACGTGACCCCGAAGGCGTTCGGGGCGTTCACGCGCGTGTCCATCATCGAGGCGTCGCCCTTCGAGGCGGGCACCGCGTACGTCGCGGCCAACCGCTACCAGCAGGACGATTTCACCCCGTACCTGTTCAAGACCACCGATTACGGCGCCACCTGGACGCGCATCGACGCCGGCATTCCGCAGGGGGCCTTCACGCGCGCCATCCGCAGCGACACGAAGCGCAAGGGGCTGCTCTTCGCCGGTACGGAAACCGGTGTGTACGTCTCGCTCAACGACGGCGCCAATTGGGAACCGCTGCAGCTCAACCTGCCGCGGGTGGTCATTCGTGACCTGCGCGTGCACGGCAACGATCTCCTTGTGGCCACGCATGGTCGCTCCTTCTGGTCACTCGACGACATCTCGCCGCTGCGTACGCTGAGCGAAACGGTGACGGCCAAGCCCGTGCACCTGTTCGCACCCGCACCGGCCGTTCGCTGGGTCAGCGGGGGCGGCAGCGGGCGCGCCTCACTCACGGCGGGGGGCAATCCTCGCTATGGCGTGAACATCGACTACTGGCTCAAGACGGCTCCTACCGCCCCCATCTCGCTGCAGATCGTGGAAGCGGGCGGCACGGTGGTGCACACCTTCAGCAGCGCCGCGGCACCGAAGAAGGACAGCACCGGCAATCCCGCCGCCGATTCCGCCGCCGCGCTGGTGCGCACGAAGCAGCGCGCCGAAGCGCTCTCCTATGAGCCTGCCGACTCGGTGGTGCACGCCCGCGCCGGTGCCAATCGCTTCACCTGGGACCTTTCCTACCCCGGCCCCAAGACCATCCCGGGCGCCATCATTGACGACGGCACGACCGACGGCCCGACGGCTGTGCCGGGGGAGTACGCCGTGCGCCTGATCGTGGGCAAGGACACGCTGTCGCAGCCGTTCACGGTACTCGCCGACCCGCGCGTGTCGCTCACGGCCGCCGAGTACAGGGCGCAGTTCGATGCGGCCAATGCGGTCGGGGCGCGTATCACGAGCATCACCGAAACCGTCGCGCGCATTCAGGACCTGCAGCGGCAGCTCGACGAGCGCGCTCGGCAGGCCGCATCGCAGGCATATGCGGCGGAGGTGCGTGACGCGTCGGCGGCGCTCCGACGCAAGCTGGAGGCGGTGCGCGCCGAGATCTACGAGGTGTACACCAAGGCCGATCAGGCGACGCTGAACTACCCGATCAAGCTCTATCAGATGTTCATCTCGCTGAACTCGCAGGTGCTGGAAGGCACCAACCCGCCCACGAAGCAGCACAGCGAGATCACGAGCGACCTGGGTGGCAAGCTGGACGTACAGTTGCGCACACTGCAGGGGCTCGAGGAGAAGGAGTTGAGCGACTTCAACGCGCTGCTCTCTCGGCTTGGGGTGCCGAACGTGTTCGTGCCGAAGAAGCCGATCGGGTAG
- the ilvN gene encoding acetolactate synthase small subunit: MTAPVHTLIALVHDRPGVLHRIVTLLRRRGYNIVSLSVGRSETPGISRLTLAVSVDEATQVVKQLDRLVEVIGVADATDAPTVVRETALLKVRATSAALTHIAEETLAAGGRVLDLGPDEVIVEITDAPERVEQFVSAMRRFGIAELMRTGRLAMMRGPTPRVLEAPNDYRAQADGAPTEEAA, translated from the coding sequence ATGACCGCACCGGTGCATACCCTCATCGCCCTCGTGCACGACCGCCCCGGCGTGCTGCACCGCATCGTGACGCTGCTGCGGCGGCGCGGCTACAACATCGTGTCGCTCTCCGTGGGGCGCAGCGAAACGCCAGGCATTTCCCGGCTTACCCTCGCGGTGAGCGTGGATGAGGCCACACAGGTGGTGAAGCAGCTCGACCGCCTCGTGGAGGTGATCGGTGTGGCTGATGCCACCGACGCCCCCACCGTGGTGCGGGAGACGGCGTTGCTCAAGGTGCGGGCAACGAGTGCCGCACTCACGCACATCGCCGAGGAAACGCTGGCTGCCGGCGGCCGCGTGCTGGATCTCGGGCCGGACGAAGTGATCGTGGAGATCACCGATGCCCCCGAGCGCGTGGAGCAGTTCGTGAGTGCGATGCGTCGCTTCGGCATCGCGGAACTCATGCGGACCGGCCGACTGGCCATGATGCGCGGCCCTACGCCGCGTGTGCTTGAAGCACCCAACGACTACCGCGCGCAAGCCGACGGCGCGCCCACCGAGGAGGCTGCCTGA